AAAACGAAGTAttgaataatatatacgtTTATGGTGTCAATAATCGACTAATAACGAGGTGCAACTAGAATGAATTGAAAAGTGTAGTCGGTCATTACGAGGTTTCATTGATAGGAGTGTTTTGTTAGTGTCACGGTCAGAAGCTACAGGTGGGCCCCCCAACGTGCGCCCCCCTATTGAGACGGACCTGAGGCTCGCTGCTCGGTCGGGTCACGTGACCCTACACTTTCGAAGGGAATGCCGGTGGCAGGAGGAAGGGTGGGAGAGGGACGAAAGGCAGTCCCATGTCCGCTACTTCGCTAAGCTGACGGCCCACGACACGGGGCACACCAGACGCGCCACGAGCTTCGTAAATGCACACAAAGAAGGTCACGTCGTTCTGTGTGTATATACGGTTGCATATGCCATCGCGAATGGGAGGTGTGAGTTTCGTGAGTTCGATCGAATCGTGTGGACAACGAGCAAAAAGAGAATGTGGCCGGACACTGCTCGTTTTTCTTGGCGTTGTTTCTCGTGATCTAAAACACGGAAGAGCATAGTGCCGAGCAAGTGCCATTAGTTAAGACGATAAGGATGGACGCCTTCGGCATGTACCAAGTGAGTCTGGCGATCTCCCGCGGGCTCAAAATGGCCTTGGTTTACACGTTTACTTTTCTCGTTCTTCGGATTTCCTTCAAAAGAGTGCACACCGTGTTTGATCATGGATGATCGTTGTTGATTATCGCCGGATGACAGATGTCACGATGTTTTTGTTTAGACATACGTACTTGTGATTTCTGTCTCTTTCTTCACCGTGCGTGTTTTCTCTGGTTGCTCGATGTTGCGTGCGTGATGTCATGTCTGGTAACCTAACCTAACTTAAGAGTAGAGCCTGTCCCTGTCCCCATCACGCCCATTCCTAGTATTATTCCGTAAACGAGTACCGCTCGTAGTACCCATGTTTTTGTCCTACATGCTTCTTGATCCCGTTCTTTACAGCCTCTTCCTGCCGATTTACAGATCGATGTCGATCCATGGATGATAAATTGCAGGTTATTTTATTCGTGGGTTCTCTTTTTCTTGTAAGGGAATTCAAACGGTGCTGATATCTTCTCTTGAACTTGCACCGTGCTATTGTTTACAATCGTGATTACATCGGTACATCGCGACGAAGAATGCGTTGCTTTGTATTAACATCGTCCGGTACGCTACATTAATGTAAACACTTTGGTTTGCATATTTGAGAGTGTAGCAATAACAAAGCGAATATGTTGATCGTCTTTAATTAATGCGAAAGTATTACGGTGTACGTCACGTTTAACAGTAAATCGATGCAGCTATAAATATTTAGCATATAAGTTTATCAAgcataaacatttaatattaagtGGTCTTTAGAACAATTGCTGATAAAAACTGTGCAATAAAATGTAAGAGTAAGTATAGTAATAGTGAAGTGTacaaatgtataattaattcaataattttgctttttttgTACAGTTTTCTCAAGGCCTGACAGGCAGGCCAGAGCTGTATCAAAAGTCCAATAGAAGCAGCCATTCGAGTGACACAAGCTCAGCATACAGTGGTTCAGACACCATGACATCTGTACAAGGTTCATTAGATGCAGATGCAGACGATGTTGATCTTTCAGGTCTTGTTGAATCTATAGTAGACAGCGATGAAGAGGAAGATCTTGCAGAAAGCATGGATGTAAGTACACTCTTTCTTAAACGGTtgcttaaattataaaattaaagagtacacaaacaagaattatttttatttgcgtttacaGAGCTTGACTGTCCGTGATCCAGTCAGAGAATGTTTAGAAAAAGATCCTATGGAAAGGACAGAAGATGATATAGAAACGCTCTTAGAATTCACACAACAATTAAAGGCTTTCACAAATATGACCTTGGCAGTAAGAAGAGCGCTGTGCGCTGTGATGGTGTTTGCAGTGGTTGAACGTGCTGGTATGATAGTTTTGAATGATGGAGAAGAATTAGATAGTTGGAGCGTGCTCATAAATGGTGCTGTGGAAATTGAGCATAGCAATGGAGAAATCGAACAGCTGCACCTTGGTGACAGTTTTGGAATCTTGCCCACTATGGAAAGACTTTTGCATAGAGGTGTAATGAGGACAAAGTGAGTTCTATGTTAGAAATTTTCTGTCGTCGGTAGTTATCAAATGAAAATTCCATTAACAcgtctatttctttttcagatGTGATGATTGCCAATTTGTATGTGTTACTCAGGCAGATTACTTTAGAATTCAACATCAAGGAGAAGAAAATACGAGGCGGCACGAAGAGAATGGGAGAGTGATTCTAGTAACAGAATTAAGGGGTGCTTTAGATGGCGGAGCACGCAGAGGTCATGTAGTTATCCGCGGAACTCCTGAACGTTTAATGTTACAACTTATCGAAGAAAACAGTATTACCGATCCCACTTATATAGAAGATTTCTTATTAACGCATCGAACATTTATCGATAGTCCTTTATTAGTTGCAAGTCAATTGTTAGAATGGTTTGATCAAGCACAAGTCAGAGATAGAGTTGCCCGTGTGGTACTTCTTTGGGTAAATAATCATTTTACTGATTTTGAAACTGATCCCGCCATGATGGAATTTTTGGAAGCATTTGAAGCGGGtttagaaagagagaaaatgcTAGGTCAACAAAGGTATACatcaattttgttaaatttatattcgttataataattattaagcatttatagtatttaaaaatCCTTCAATAAATTTCAGATTATTAAACATTGCTTGTGCAGCCAAAGCAAGAACTCGAAATGTAACATTAGCAAGGCCTACAAGGGACGAGGTCTTGCATTTTAGTATTTTGGGTGGATATGAAAGAGGTTTCggcatttttatttcaaaagtgGATAAAAAGTCAAAGGCTGAAGATGTTGGCTTGAAACGTGGTGATCAGATTTTAGAAGTAAATGGACAGAGTTTTGAGCACGTGAGTCACGCCAGGGCTCTTGAAATCTTAAGGGGATCTACTCATCTTAGTATAACTGTTAAATCAAACTTACTTGGTATGTTACATTTTGTAGAAACAATAATTTGTGGATTATATTTCCTTTATGCGAGCAATGAATTACTGTTGTAGCGTTTAAAGAAATGCTTCAGATGCCAGATGACTCGCCGAGGCCGCGGGGAAGAGCAAACAAACCCGAAATTTCAAGAATACAAACAGATCCACGTGCAAGGTTGTCCACGCACGTGGACCCGATAACTCCAGGAAATCCACTGAATCCTTTAGTAGGCGGTGTTCCACTGTTAATACCTGATTCTAATGTTTCTCCTTGTAAAGATGCTAAAAAAGAGCATAAAGGATTCATGACGCTTGGACCGAAAAAGAGATTTCAAAAAGCtcttataaaaatgaatatactGCCAAAGAATACTATTAAgtaagttaaaaatatatctgtcattttcttttatttttttcatttttttttcctttttctaattcaagaaaatatattttacataggAGTGATTCATTTTACAGTGATGGTGTACATGTAGACGATCCTCTCGCACCACCTCATACACCACCGGGAACAGGAGGACTTTCACAGACTACTAACCTTTATCATTCGAAAAGTAATCCTGACCTTACATCGTTATATTGTTATGACGACTTAAGGGCACCTGATTATCCAGAACACGTTTTGAAGGTTTACAAAGCCGATCAAACTTGTAAATATCTTCTTATTCACAAGGAAACAACGGCGCACGAGGTAGATATTTAAATCGTGGGAAACAATATGCACGATTAAAAGTTTCTGTatactaatatattattttaggtGGTAATGCTAGCTCTCCAAGAATTTGGTATAACCGAAGGCAGTTCGAATTTCTCCTTAGCTGAAGTTAGCGTTGGAGAAGGAGGAATGATTAAACAACGCAGGTTACCTGATCAGTTGCAAAATCTTGCGGAAAGAATTGGCTTAAGTTCAaggtattatttaaaaactaatGGTATCTCGGAGACGTTCGTAGCAGATGAACAAGCGCCAGAACTTATACGCGAATCTCAGGTTCACTTCTTACAATTAAATGCCGTTGAAGTTGCAATTCAATTGACTTTACAAGATTTCAGTATATTCAGGTAAGTTGATAATACTTTTAGTTTCTTTGCGAGTTATTTTTTGCGAAATGGAAATATTGATTTGTGTGCTATTATTAGGCAAATAGAATCTACGGAATACGTGGATGATTTATTCGAATTGAAGAGTAGATATGGAGTGCCTATGCTCAGGCAGTTTGCAGAACTAGTCAACAGAGAAATGTTTTGGGTTGTGACAGAAGTTTGTTCTGAACACAATCTTGTTCGAcgtagtaaaataataaaacaatttataaaaatagccCGTGAGTTTTTATCCTCATCCattgttacattttttgtTACACGAGTATCCTAATATCTTTTTGTTTGCTAAACAGGACAATGTAAAGAAtgcaaaaatttcaattccatGTTTGCGATTGTGTCTGGCTTGGGTCATGGGGCTGTCTCAAGATTAAGAGCCTCTTGGGAGAAACTGCCAAGTAAATATCAAAGGCTATTTAGTGACCTGCAAGAGTTAATGGACCCGAGCCGTAACATGAGCAAATACCGACAATTAGTAGCGTCTGAACAAACGCAACCTCCTATAGTAAGTTCTCATGTTACTTCTAACTATTAGTTACATactttgttctttttattatgCAGTGGAATAACACGaaatgtttctatttttttttttttttttttttttttcagattcCATTTTATCCAGTAGTAAAGAAGGATTTAACATTCATACACCTTGGCAACGATTCCAGAGTGGAAGGTTTGGTAAATTTCGAAAAGCTGAGGATGATAGCGAAAGAAGTGAGAACGTTAACGAACATGTGTTCTTCACCCTACGATCTATCAATAATGTTAGAAAGAGGTGGCCAGCCACCTAGTTCTGCCATGGTTGCGTTAAATCAAATGACTACTGGAAATCAAGGTAATCTAACTTGAGTATGTAGAAACAGAACCAGCAATGTGATGATTCGTTTTTACTAACAGTGTTGCAATGTCCAGGAGGACAAACGGCAACAGTAAAAAGGCGGAAGAAGTCTACCGCTGCACCAAACCCGAAGAAAATGTTCGAAGAGGCTCAAATGGTTCGAAGAGTGAAAGCGTACCTTGCCAACATGAAAGTAATAACTGACGAGGAACGATTACATGCTTTGTCTGTGGAATGCGAGCCTCATGCAGGAACTGCCGCAGTAGCCGCAGCGGTACCTCTCAGTGCAAGCAGAGGAAGAAGGCATCCTTCGCCTACTTTGTCAACTACAAGTAGTGCTAGCAGCACCAGTGAAGGTAGAAAGAGTATACAAGGTaggatatttttatctttcgtttgaattaattattatgtaatattaattattataaaatattaactatTGTGTATTTTCAGGTACAAAGTTTGGAGCTGCATCGCCACAAGCAGTACGGAAAATGTTAGCGCTTTCTGATCCCCACAAAACTCGTCCGTATCAACCGAAACATTGCCCACCAGCACTTCCAGTGCCTGGATTGGCATTGCATTCCAGCGGATTGGAGCCTAGTCCCGGTGCACCTAGGAGAGTAGGATCTGGTAGCCGAGTTCCTATGCATGAGAGATCCCATAGCGATACTCCTTCGAGTTTACCACCACCTGTCGATCTCAGCGCTGAAAGTAGTAGCGTAACCAGCTTGAGCAATCTTCAGCCGTTAAGAAAAACGTTGACCAGTGGTAAGTTGATTAATTTCGACACATAAAATGGTTCGAAGCGAGATGCTGTCGATCATCGTTTAACATACATTGTACACACACATACAAAACATATGTACACGTGAATACTTCAACAGTGTAAAGTTTTTTCTGTGTCTCTATACATATTGCTAGCTTTAGACGATGAATCATACGGTgcttcttttactttttattttgaacGTTGTTTCATTGCGACACACAAATACAGCAGACACATCTCGCGAAGTACCATTCAGTGCACCTTTTCATTGCTCGTGACCGTACACACTGGTCAGGTCTCGCAAATTCTAAAAAACTATCTCATTTTATATGCACGCTGCACAGCCGTTTACGCAATTCATAAATGTTCCATGTTTATATTTAGCTtatccattttacacgcatcTTGTACGCCGATTACCGTAGCTCGCGCTTCTTTTCGATCAATATTATCGTCCCGTGTTATACACACCACGGTCCTGATCCCAGGGCGAAGCACGTCTAGCTTCAATTTAGATCACTCACCATGGGACATACGGACGCGTGAATCACATCCTCCAACGATTTAATCTCAATGCTATAGTCTATGTCTTTTTTAAATCACTTTTTatgaacaaatttaaatagacagtagtttcaaatatttcactaaAATTTCTCTTAATACTTTCTTCAGTTTAAAAACTGACTGACAATTAATTGTATCgtaggaaatataaatattgctCCTGGAAATAATCTCCTTCtgataaatatcattttccaggatctaatatttttccaattttcattttttttctttctttcggtaaagataataatatggatcttaattttgttagaagTAGCTAGTAGTCGCTTACAGAAGGACGATCTCTGGTAGGCGTGCATCGAAAAACAAATGCTGTGCCAGCGCAACTTTTAATCGCGGTCAAGTCGACATTTTTGTAGGCGTCAAACTGACGTTTGTTGGCTCTGATTTTTTCAAGTGAgaaagcgagagagaaagagaaagaaagagcgaACGAGTGATATACGGATTACACGCGTTCAATGAAACGCGATTAATATTTGTTAGATAATTAGCAGTTAGCGGGCGCATCGGGACGAGAAATGGGCTATAGAATGTGTAGTGATAGAAGTGTCTTGGGGACGTGTGCGTAGGTTCGGTGACGAGCAGTGACAGTGGTCACAGTACACAGCTGGACAGCCACAGCGGAAGCAGCGTAGAAGCTGGTGGTAGTCCACCGCCACCTCAAAGACGGCACTCCGCCATGCAAGGTACGTAAACTTGAACCAAAAGAGATCAAATAACTCCACAAGCTCGTGCTCATTACCTCTCTTGTTCCCTATTTTTGCCCGTTCCGTAGACCGTAGTATAGAAGGTAGAACCAAAGAAAGAATCTGGAGTGGTCCAACGAGATGAAGTTgccttttccatttttcttttttttttttttttaatttattttattttgtactttttacTTAAAACGTCGTCGTGTTATGGACGACCCGTGTATATCGTGTATGTCGTTGATTGACACAGTAACTGCGTGAAAGTTCGTTTCGTGATACGGTTGGGTGTTGAGTCTATGAGTCTctgtttttcttatttttctgttGTAATCGCAAAAGTGATCGtacagaaaaaatatttgttctttttttctagtAGTGTGTGACGTATCGTTAGATATTTTTGGTAGTTAGTAAACAGAGAATGATTCGTTTTTTGAAAACGTGTGATACCTGTTGTACGTCTCTTGATGACTATATGAGTATCCTTCGTGTAATTATCACATCtgtttctcattttttatttttttttcctctcttttttttttttttgttctcgTTTGATACTAAAAGTAATCGAAATGTTTTCTCATTACAGTTTGCCGTTTCACACAGTCGTAGTCCGTTTACTCCTCCGAATCATTCGTTTCACTGTCCGGGTCACGATTAGATTCTAACGTTGAAAAGAAAACGTATGTCCCATGGCCACTCATCTTCATTCTCTCTCGTCTATAGTAGTTAAGAAAAAGATCTCCGTGCAATTTAAGCTACAGCATATATACGTTACATTATGTGCATATTACGTACATACACTCTTTTTACCGTACCTATCCggtactttatttatttatcgtttagcCGAGCGTTGCGCCGATAACGTAGGTAAACGTGCTTTATAGCCGCTTCTATCCCGGGAGTTCCAATTGCTTTCAGTACATTTATCGCTTGAAGCTTTTTCACAGAGACTCGCTTCTTTACGCAGGGGCATTATTCACGCATACACGCATacattgatatttatataacgaCACATCGACCCAATTTTTGCGATCTTTCCACTCGCGGCACTCACTCTAGGAATCTTCCTTCAATGTTCAATGAGAGGGACGCCAACAagcttatattttatttattctttcgaataaatattgtattatactttttcttaattaaaaaagatttttgcGATTTTTATCGCTCGTCACGTTTATCTACATcaagagaaaaagatacaCAAAGCAAAAATGAAATAGAGAAGGGGAAAAAGTACCACCAGATGTTAAACCGGTGTGTCATTGTACATTTtgtaaagaaacatttcgtaTGTGGCCTGTGTGTGGTGCAGGGTCTGTTTTGAGAGGTGGTGCACCTCCGTTCCCTCACGCGGTAGCAGTGTTACCTCCGCTTCCTGCCAACCACAACCAGAATCACAACCACAATCATCATcatcaccaccaccaccaccaccaccatcaccaCCAACATTATTACGATCATCACCATCACCAACCCCAAAATCCTCAAGGTGAGTCCGCGATTGTCGTCTTGCCTGTCTTGAGTTTCTCTCCTTGCAACTGGGCTGaatcttctctctcttttttcataGTACTCTCTGTTCGACTCTATTTATGATTGCGTTGCTTCCGGATCATCCGTAGTGTTATGCATGACGTAGTAAGatagtattaattaatatatatctgGTGAATGGATTATCTGTAGAATGACGAATAGAATATGAAACTCGACTAATCTTTTGAACATAGAAAAAAAGATGAGTAGACATTGGTAAATGGGAGTTCTGTACCAACCGGAAGCAACGCGTTAGGCTCGAGGCATTCATTGATAACGTATACAGCGATGCATCGGCTTAATCTGTATTAATCGCTTGCTCGAAGGGTTGGCGTGTGCACGCTAATAATCACGTGAGTATCGTTGCCTGCTCTACACATGTGTATGCAGGTTGTGCGTGCGTATAGAAAATGGTGTGCGTTGCATCGACAGTGTGTGACCGTTTTTATTGTGTTGTCGCGTTTCCTCAGGATTAACGGAGAACCGAGGCTTCTTTTCAGGGTATATATTAACTGGTTTTCTGTGCTTTCCTCTTCTTGGGTTCTGATCTAGCGGTGAATAACGAGCGTGTTGTACAGTTTcctcgtatatgtatatagctCGTCTCTTTCGAGCTCCGTTCCGAACGAGCACGACGAGTCTcttttatcttgtattttcttttttttttttttttctttttctttttaatcaaaGAATATGAATTCGTcctgtttttatatttgttacaatGTATGCGATACATACATAAAAAGGGGACGAACTTAAGACGAGGACGCAATAAGGAGAGAAAGGATTcttgaatacataaatatattactgtaCCGTATTATTTAGTCGCATCAGGTACAGTCAACTAgatgtttcaaaaattatagaatctacatttttttaaatatcttaataaatatcgttgtatttaaaaaattgtatattctacattttattattcctccaatattttaatgacacggtatgtttaaaaaattatatttcattaaaaataaataacaattatatttgtatatgcaGTAAGAAATTTTCCACAGGCTTTAATTACTGTCAATCATTGAATCCTATACAATTGCAGAAATTGtttcactttttattataaGGAGTACTTCACCTTGTCTATTTCA
The DNA window shown above is from Bombus fervidus isolate BK054 chromosome 8, iyBomFerv1, whole genome shotgun sequence and carries:
- the LOC139989722 gene encoding rap guanine nucleotide exchange factor 2 isoform X1, whose protein sequence is MHKHTSQLRGPSGPGSGHHVANRGPVRRWNSFHGGGSVGGGASNFNDTVGNGNLPSGMITKAPQEPFRAVPKAVQALRSESVDRSHRVQPPPPPAFPRRRFSVCFGKRTGGSARRPNECFVLEPSEMIVIDYPEVHGGRMHRPPHPHPITDHRQVNLVFDDTFSQGLTGRPELYQKSNRSSHSSDTSSAYSGSDTMTSVQGSLDADADDVDLSGLVESIVDSDEEEDLAESMDSLTVRDPVRECLEKDPMERTEDDIETLLEFTQQLKAFTNMTLAVRRALCAVMVFAVVERAGMIVLNDGEELDSWSVLINGAVEIEHSNGEIEQLHLGDSFGILPTMERLLHRGVMRTKCDDCQFVCVTQADYFRIQHQGEENTRRHEENGRVILVTELRGALDGGARRGHVVIRGTPERLMLQLIEENSITDPTYIEDFLLTHRTFIDSPLLVASQLLEWFDQAQVRDRVARVVLLWVNNHFTDFETDPAMMEFLEAFEAGLEREKMLGQQRLLNIACAAKARTRNVTLARPTRDEVLHFSILGGYERGFGIFISKVDKKSKAEDVGLKRGDQILEVNGQSFEHVSHARALEILRGSTHLSITVKSNLLAFKEMLQMPDDSPRPRGRANKPEISRIQTDPRARLSTHVDPITPGNPLNPLVGGVPLLIPDSNVSPCKDAKKEHKGFMTLGPKKRFQKALIKMNILPKNTIKSDSFYSDGVHVDDPLAPPHTPPGTGGLSQTTNLYHSKSNPDLTSLYCYDDLRAPDYPEHVLKVYKADQTCKYLLIHKETTAHEVVMLALQEFGITEGSSNFSLAEVSVGEGGMIKQRRLPDQLQNLAERIGLSSRYYLKTNGISETFVADEQAPELIRESQVHFLQLNAVEVAIQLTLQDFSIFRQIESTEYVDDLFELKSRYGVPMLRQFAELVNREMFWVVTEVCSEHNLVRRSKIIKQFIKIARQCKECKNFNSMFAIVSGLGHGAVSRLRASWEKLPSKYQRLFSDLQELMDPSRNMSKYRQLVASEQTQPPIIPFYPVVKKDLTFIHLGNDSRVEGLVNFEKLRMIAKEVRTLTNMCSSPYDLSIMLERGGQPPSSAMVALNQMTTGNQVLQCPGGQTATVKRRKKSTAAPNPKKMFEEAQMVRRVKAYLANMKVITDEERLHALSVECEPHAGTAAVAAAVPLSASRGRRHPSPTLSTTSSASSTSEGRKSIQGTKFGAASPQAVRKMLALSDPHKTRPYQPKHCPPALPVPGLALHSSGLEPSPGAPRRVGSGSRVPMHERSHSDTPSSLPPPVDLSAESSSVTSLSNLQPLRKTLTSGSVTSSDSGHSTQLDSHSGSSVEAGGSPPPPQRRHSAMQGSVLRGGAPPFPHAVAVLPPLPANHNQNHNHNHHHHHHHHHHHHHQHYYDHHHHQPQNPQGTTGLGVGVGLGVPAALPPPGAGTTIMTTMTTMTTMTSMTTMRPGIGSTQCRQPPAYKVAAQMARLHRLGRAHSHEGVTYRNDHEDDDEDAQVSAV
- the LOC139989722 gene encoding rap guanine nucleotide exchange factor 2 isoform X2; its protein translation is MHKHTSQLRGPSGPGSGHHVANRGPVRRWNSFHGGGSVGGGASNFNDTVGNGNLPSGMITKAPQEPFRAVPKAVQALRSESVDRSHRVQPPPPPAFPRRRFSVCFGKRTGGSARRPNECFVLEPSEMIVIDYPEVHGGRMHRPPHPHPITDHRQVNLVFDDTFSQGLTGRPELYQKSNRSSHSSDTSSAYSGSDTMTSVQGSLDADADDVDLSGLVESIVDSDEEEDLAESMDSLTVRDPVRECLEKDPMERTEDDIETLLEFTQQLKAFTNMTLAVRRALCAVMVFAVVERAGMIVLNDGEELDSWSVLINGAVEIEHSNGEIEQLHLGDSFGILPTMERLLHRGVMRTKCDDCQFVCVTQADYFRIQHQGEENTRRHEENGRVILVTELRGALDGGARRGHVVIRGTPERLMLQLIEENSITDPTYIEDFLLTHRTFIDSPLLVASQLLEWFDQAQVRDRVARVVLLWVNNHFTDFETDPAMMEFLEAFEAGLEREKMLGQQRLLNIACAAKARTRNVTLARPTRDEVLHFSILGGYERGFGIFISKVDKKSKAEDVGLKRGDQILEVNGQSFEHVSHARALEILRGSTHLSITVKSNLLEMLQMPDDSPRPRGRANKPEISRIQTDPRARLSTHVDPITPGNPLNPLVGGVPLLIPDSNVSPCKDAKKEHKGFMTLGPKKRFQKALIKMNILPKNTIKSDSFYSDGVHVDDPLAPPHTPPGTGGLSQTTNLYHSKSNPDLTSLYCYDDLRAPDYPEHVLKVYKADQTCKYLLIHKETTAHEVVMLALQEFGITEGSSNFSLAEVSVGEGGMIKQRRLPDQLQNLAERIGLSSRYYLKTNGISETFVADEQAPELIRESQVHFLQLNAVEVAIQLTLQDFSIFRQIESTEYVDDLFELKSRYGVPMLRQFAELVNREMFWVVTEVCSEHNLVRRSKIIKQFIKIARQCKECKNFNSMFAIVSGLGHGAVSRLRASWEKLPSKYQRLFSDLQELMDPSRNMSKYRQLVASEQTQPPIIPFYPVVKKDLTFIHLGNDSRVEGLVNFEKLRMIAKEVRTLTNMCSSPYDLSIMLERGGQPPSSAMVALNQMTTGNQVLQCPGGQTATVKRRKKSTAAPNPKKMFEEAQMVRRVKAYLANMKVITDEERLHALSVECEPHAGTAAVAAAVPLSASRGRRHPSPTLSTTSSASSTSEGRKSIQGTKFGAASPQAVRKMLALSDPHKTRPYQPKHCPPALPVPGLALHSSGLEPSPGAPRRVGSGSRVPMHERSHSDTPSSLPPPVDLSAESSSVTSLSNLQPLRKTLTSGSVTSSDSGHSTQLDSHSGSSVEAGGSPPPPQRRHSAMQGSVLRGGAPPFPHAVAVLPPLPANHNQNHNHNHHHHHHHHHHHHHQHYYDHHHHQPQNPQGTTGLGVGVGLGVPAALPPPGAGTTIMTTMTTMTTMTSMTTMRPGIGSTQCRQPPAYKVAAQMARLHRLGRAHSHEGVTYRNDHEDDDEDAQVSAV
- the LOC139989722 gene encoding rap guanine nucleotide exchange factor 2 isoform X12, coding for MHKHTSQLRGPSGPGSGHHVANRGPVRRWNSFHGGGSVGGGASNFNDTVGNGNLPSGMITKAPQEPFRAVPKAVQALRSESVDRSHRVQPPPPPAFPRRRFSVCFGKRTGGSARRPNECFVLEPSEMIVIDYPEVHGGRMHRPPHPHPITDHRQVNLVFDDTFSQGLTGRPELYQKSNRSSHSSDTSSAYSGSDTMTSVQGSLDADADDVDLSGLVESIVDSDEEEDLAESMDSLTVRDPVRECLEKDPMERTEDDIETLLEFTQQLKAFTNMTLAVRRALCAVMVFAVVERAGMIVLNDGEELDSWSVLINGAVEIEHSNGEIEQLHLGDSFGILPTMERLLHRGVMRTKCDDCQFVCVTQADYFRIQHQGEENTRRHEENGRVILVTELRGALDGGARRGHVVIRGTPERLMLQLIEENSITDPTYIEDFLLTHRTFIDSPLLVASQLLEWFDQAQVRDRVARVVLLWVNNHFTDFETDPAMMEFLEAFEAGLEREKMLGQQRLLNIACAAKARTRNVTLARPTRDEVLHFSILGGYERGFGIFISKVDKKSKAEDVGLKRGDQILEVNGQSFEHVSHARALEILRGSTHLSITVKSNLLAFKEMLQMPDDSPRPRGRANKPEISRIQTDPRARLSTHVDPITPGNPLNPLVGGVPLLIPDSNVSPCKDAKKEHKGFMTLGPKKRFQKALIKMNILPKNTIKSDSFYSDGVHVDDPLAPPHTPPGTGGLSQTTNLYHSKSNPDLTSLYCYDDLRAPDYPEHVLKVYKADQTCKYLLIHKETTAHEVVMLALQEFGITEGSSNFSLAEVSVGEGGMIKQRRLPDQLQNLAERIGLSSRYYLKTNGISETFVADEQAPELIRESQVHFLQLNAVEVAIQLTLQDFSIFRQIESTEYVDDLFELKSRYGVPMLRQFAELVNREMFWVVTEVCSEHNLVRRSKIIKQFIKIARQCKECKNFNSMFAIVSGLGHGAVSRLRASWEKLPSKYQRLFSDLQELMDPSRNMSKYRQLVASEQTQPPIIPFYPVVKKDLTFIHLGNDSRVEGLVNFEKLRMIAKEVRTLTNMCSSPYDLSIMLERGGQPPSSAMVALNQMTTGNQVLQCPGGQTATVKRRKKSTAAPNPKKMFEEAQMVRRVKAYLANMKVITDEERLHALSVECEPHAGTAAVAAAVPLSASRGRRHPSPTLSTTSSASSTSEGRKSIQGTKFGAASPQAVRKMLALSDPHKTRPYQPKHCPPALPVPGLALHSSGLEPSPGAPRRVGSGSRVPMHERSHSDTPSSLPPPVDLSAESSSVTSLSNLQPLRKTLTSGSVTSSDSGHSTQLDSHSGSSVEAGGSPPPPQRRHSAMQVFVRVVFVQNCKWRWITWR